The following nucleotide sequence is from Flavimarina sp. Hel_I_48.
GTTTTGTCTGCAAGCGAATGTTTGCTTTCTGGTTAACTTCATACATTCTACTAAGGACCAAAACCAGTATTAATAGAATAAAAATAAAAACCCCAACGCTCCAAATGAGATTGCGCTGATTAATAATTTTAAGGTTATTTAATTCTGCTTCATGCCTTAATAGTTTGTTCTCATTCTCTTTTTGAGATATGTTCGATTTAACCTTAAGATTTTCTCTTATTTGAACTTGATCAATATTTTGAAGCTCTTCATTTAATACTTGGTATTTCTCTGCATAAACAAGCGCTTCTTCAAACTGGCCACTACTTTTATAAAATTGACTTTTAATTTGATAAAACTGCATAATTATCGTTTTATCACTGGCATTTAGGACTTTTTCTTCAAGCTCATTAAGCTGAACTTTCGCTTCTCCCATTCTATCAAGCCCCACTAAACTACCTACTTTGTATATTCTGGCACGCGTATCGTATTGAATGGGTATATCTTTGTAGGTCAAAGCCTGAATAAGATAGCTCAAAGCTTCTGGGTAACTTTGCATCTTTAAACGTGCCGTACCCATGTGATAATAGGCTGTTGCGAGTTTTCTCTTATCCTTAAGCCGTAAACTAAGATCAATTGCCTGTTCAGCATAAAATACGGCACTATCTAATTGCTTGAGTTCAAGGTTAACCTCACTGAGATTTAAAACAAAAACAAGATAAAGCTCGGGGTGCTGAAAACGATCCAGTATTTTTAAACCCTTTTTATAATTATATAGACTGCTATTGTAATCTTTTATATAAAAATCGTTTGCCCCCAGATTATTATATACCCCAGCTAATTTCGTAGTGTCACCTACATTAGAATAATACTTCTCTGCCTTAATTAATTCTAACATAGCTTTCGTATTGTTGCTAGTTATCATATAATATACACCCCTTCTATTATTTGCAGCAGCGAGAGCACGATCGTTAGAAAAATTTTCCCCTATTAATTTTAAAGTATCAATATAGGCAAGGGCAGAATCTGGATCTATATAGAGATATTCAAGACTTAACCTATTATATAAATCTATTTTCAAGGTATCATGTGAAGTCTTTTCAATAGCTTCTTTTAAAGAGTCGATTACCTTTGACTGGGACCAAAGACTTATTGAAAAGTTCAGATATATAAAAATGAAAAATAACCCAAAATTTAATATATTGGGTATTCCATATTTGATTTTCTTCAACTTTACACTCAAATGAATTTATTATAAAAATCGGTCAAAAATAGTGAAAATATCGACAAACAACGATATTTAAGGGGTTCTATTTATTAATTTCATGTTAATTTCTTTTATAATATTTGGTCCTTCATATATAAAACCGGTATATACTTGAATAAGCGATGCACCGGCTGCAAGCTTTTCAAGAGCATCTTCAGCATTATTGATCCCTCCTACGCCAATTATGGGAAAGTGTGTTGAACTGTGTTGCGAAAGAAATTTAATGATCTCAGTAGATTTCTTTTTTAATGGTTTACCACTAAGACCGCCCTGTTCCTTTTTATTATTACTACTAAGATTTTGACGGTCTGTGGTTGTATTTGTCGCTATCACACCTGCAATACCCGTACTCTCAACTATATCAATAATATCCATAAGTTGGGTATCAGTGAGATCTGGGGCAATCTTGAGCAATATGGGTTTTGGTTTTCGTGCTACGCCACCATTTATTTTCATAAGGGCATTGAGCAATTTCTTTAAAGGCCTCTTTTCCTGTAATTCCCTTAAATTAGGAGTATTAGGCGAACTAACATTTACTACAAAATAATCAACATAATCAAAAAGCGCCTCAAAACTGTAGATATAATCTGAAGCTGCATCTTCATTCGGGGTAGATTTATTCTTACCTATGTTCCCGCCTATTAGGACGCCTTTATTTTTTCTGAGTCGCTTTACCGCTTCATCCACACCACCATTATTAAAACCCATACGGTTCACAATGGCATGATCTTCTTTCAAGCGAAAAAGACGCTTTTTAGGATTACCTGCCTGAGGTTTTGGTGTTAAAGTACCTATTTCTATAAAGCCAAAACCAAAATTAGAAAGTTCGTTATAAAGTTTCGCATCTTTATCAAAACCAGCCGCAAGTCCCACTGGATTCTTAAATTTAAGCCCAAAAACCTCTCTTTCAAGTCGCTTATCTTCTATGGTATAAAGTGACCTTACAAGAGGCCCCAAGCCAAGTTTGTTTATGATTTTGATCATTTTAAAACTAAAATGATGAACATTTTCTGGGTCAAACTTAAAAAGTAGGGGTCTTAAAATCTTTGTATACATATAGTGGGTTATACTACAAAATTAGTCATTTAAAGACTCAAACTCCAGATTTATTAGACAACAGCGTTTTTTTACTTGTCATCCCCATTACATTCTTCTAGTTTTACTAACTTATAAAAACAACAAATGATCGATAAAAATAAACTCATTGACCGATTTTTAACCTACGTGAAAATCGATACCCAAAGTGATCCTTTGAGTAATGAAACTCCCAGTACCGCAAAACAATGGGATCTGGCCCGGCTACTGGCAAGGCAATTAAAAGAGATGGGACTTGATGATGTGAGCATTGACAACAATGGGTATATAATGGCAAGTCTTCCCGCAAATGTATCTGAAAAGGTACCGGTAATAGGTTTTATAGCGCATTATGATACAACACCAGATTTTACGGGAACAGGAGTAAATCCCCAGCGTATAGACAACTACGATGGACAGGATATTACGCTCAATCAGGAAAAAAACATTGTACTGCGATCCACTGAATTTGATGAGCTTCTGGATTATAAGGGACAAACACTTATTACAACAGATGGAAACACATTACTGGGAGCAGATGACAAGGCAGGTATTACCGAAATAATGGAAGCATTTTCCTACCTGATTGCGCATCCCGAAATTAAACACGGAACCTTAAAAATAGGCTTTACTCCAGACGAGGAAATAGGGCGAGGCGCACACAAATTCGATGTTGAAAAATTTGGGGCAGACTGGGCATATACAATGGACGGGAGTCAGCTTGGTGAACTCGAGTATGAGAATTTTAATGCAGCCGGGGCAAAGATTACAATTAAAGGAAAGAGCGTTCACCCGGGGTACGCAAAAGGTAAAATGCGTAATAGCATATATATTGCACAGGATTTTATCAACTCGCTGCCCCGTATGGAGACACCAGAACATACCAGTGATCGAGAAGGTTTCTTCCATCTTAATGGGATCAGGGGAGACGTTGAAGAGACCCACCTTGATTATATCATAAGAGATCATGATACGAAGCATTTTAACGCGAGAAAGGCTTTTATTTTCAAACTGGCCGAAGAGATCAATGCTCAATATGAGGAGGAGATCATTACTATCCAGATTAAGGATCAGTACAAAAACATGCGCGAGAAAATCGAACCTATGATGCATATCGTTGATCTTGCGGAAAAAGCGATGCGGGCGACTGGCATAAAACCTATAATAAAACCCATACGTGGTGGTACAGATGGCTCTCAACTCTCTTTTATGGGATTACCCTGTCCCAATATCTTTGCAGGGGGCCATAACTTTCATGGAAGGTTTGAATATGTACCGGCAGAGAGCATGGTCAAAGCCACGGAAGTAATTGTAAAAATCGCCGAGCTTGCGATAGATATATAAAAAATTGATCTAATTGATGAAAGAAACAACCGCGTTTGAACTAGTTCGCTCTTAATTATAAACATAAAAAAATCCGTGCCGGGCACGGATTTTTTTATGTTTTATATAGAATTCAGCTAAACCTATTTCTTAACAGGAGTAGCTGGTTCATTCAATTTCTTGCTCATTTCTAATGAAAGCGCAGAACGTTCATATTTTAACTTGCCAGCACCAGATTCTAGAATACAGGTACCATCATTATTCAATTCCAGCACTTTACCATGAAGTCCAGATTTAGTAACAACGCGATCCCCTCTTTTGAGCTCTTCAGCAAATTTCTTCTCCTTTTTTTGCCGTTGCATCTGTGGGCGTATCATAAAAAGATACACAACCAGTACCATTAAAATTATAGGCAAAAATTGGGTTAAATTTTCCATTCCCATAAATTAGCTTTTAGCTGGTGCGGTTCCGTCAGCAGGTTCAACAAAGGCTTTGATCTTTAATTGTTCAGAACCATTTTGCGTATTTGCAGTTACCGTAACGACTTTAGTCACTTCGTTAAGACCACTACCATTATATTTTACTAAAAGTTCGCCTTCTTCACCTGGAGCGATTGGCTCTTTTGGAGGTTCAGGAACGGTACAGCCACAAGTACTGGTTGCGTTGACAATCACTAAGGGCGCGTCGCCATTGTTCTTAAATTTAAAAACATGCTCCACATTGGTTCCACGGGAAATTTTACCGAAGTCAAACTCAGTCTCTTCAAACTCCATAGTGGCCATAGAAGATGAACTGGCATCCCTACTGGCAGCCATTTCAACATTCTCGCTTTTAACCATATTAGAAGCATTGCCCTTATCTTTACAAGAAGTAAATCCAAGTGCTAGTACTGCACTTAAGGTAATCACTAATTTTTTCATAATCCTAAATTTTAAGGTTCAAAAATACAAATTTTTAATTACTCCACTAGACCACGCCCTATTTTGTTTAGGCGCTTTTCATTAGCATATTGCTTTACAAGGCGATCAAGTACACCATTGATAAAAACACTACTTTTAGGAGTGCTATATTCTTTGGCCAGCTCGAGATACTCATTGATTGTTACTTTAATAGGTATCGAAGAAAATAGTAAAAATTCCCCTAAAGCCATTTTTAGTAATATCTTATCCAGGATCGCAATTCTATCCTGATCCCAGTTGGGCGTGTTCCCTTCAATCTCAGCCTCAAGCATAGAATCATTTTCTACAGAACGTCGCAATAGATTTCTGGCAAAATGCTCATCTTCGGCATCTTTGTATAGCTTAGGCAAAATGGAAGTTTCAGGAGAATTGGGTTTTATCTTACCTAATTTCTTAACGATTGTAGTATTAATTACCGGGAAATCATCTGTCCATGTGATGCGATAATCCTCCAGATAATCGTAAAGTTTATCATTTGGCGCAATGAGCTCACTAAAAAATTCTATGACAAAAGCACGATCTTCTTTGAAAGAAGTTTGCGCTTTCTCCATATAGATCTTGTAAATATCACTCTGCAGTAACTCTTCAAAAATGATGTTTACATATTCACTGTCAAGCCTCCAGTTGTTGAGTTTTCTTTGTTCGAGTTCTTTTTTAAGCTCCTCATTAGCTGCAAGTTTTACCAGCAGCTCATTATCCACAAAGCGACGGTTGGGATTTTTATCTTCAGCAGTGGCCAGCATTTTTTGCTGTGACCGTTCCTGGTATTCAATGGCATGCGCATGCACTTCAATGATAAGATCTACCATGACCAGATAAAGGTCGTACATCTGGGCAATACTCGACCTTAAAAATTTCTCTTCTTTAATTAAATTGTTATTTTCAGCTTGGGAAAGCGCATAGAGCGCCTGCATGACTTTAATACGAATATGCCGTCTGTTGAGCATGGTGGTGGGAGGCTTAAAAATTTAAATGTAGTTAAAAGACGGCAACTCTTCTATTGACCCTCTTTTTTTTATTGTGGGGCAAAAATAAGCGTTTTGTGATTGTATATGGCAAATAAATGCATTCATTTTGAACGATGCTAACAAGGCCTTAATACGTATCTTTGTGCGCCGGAAATAGAAATTTCCCCAAAACGTAAATTGATATAAAAAAAGCCTTCCCGAAGAAATTTTTATATTGGATTTTCCTTTTTAGCGAAAGCGATCTTACCTATGAAAGAGTTACAGCACCTCAATAAATACTTTGCAAAATACAAATGGCGCCTTATACCTGGTGTTTTTATAGTTATCGCTGCCCGAATATTTGCTATCCTCGTCCCTAAATTTTCTGGTGACATGATAGGCTATGTGGAAAACTATAATAAACAGAGCGGCAATATTGATGCGCTGGAAGATCAATTGCTTACCACGCTATTACTGCTACTTGGAGCCACACTCCTATCTGCTTTTTTTACCTTTTTGATGCGCCAGATGTTTATCGTGGTCTCCAGATATATGGAAGCAGATTTAAAGAACGAAGTATACGACCAGTATCAGGAGCTTTCACTGAGCTTCTATAAAAAAAACCGTACCGGTGACTTGATGAGCCGTATAAGTGAAGATGTGTCTAAAGTGCGTATGTACCTGGGACCCGCAATTATGTATGGTGTAACCACCATAGTACTGTTTGCTACCGTCATTCCTTACATGTATTTTACAGCGCCCAGCCTTACGCTATGGGTTTTAATACCATTGCCCATACTTTCCGTCACCATTTACTTTTTAAGCAGGCTCATTCATAAAAGGAGTACCGTGGTACAACAATATCTGGCGCGCCTCAGCACCTTTACACAAGAATCTTTTAGCGGTATTGGCGTGATTAAAGCCTACGGCATAGAATCACAGACTTTTGAGGGTTTTGACGAACTTAGTGAAGGGAGCAAAAATAAAAATTTAGAGCTGGTGCGCGTTCAGGCATTTTTTATTCCGTTGATAATAGCGTTGATCGGGATGAGCAACCTGCTGGTTATTTATATAGGAGGAAAAACAATATATAGAGGGTACCATACCAGATCTGGGCGTTATCGTAGAATTTTTGATCTATGTCAACATGTTGACCTGGCCAGTGGCTTCCGTGGGATGGATCACCTCGCTTGTACAGCAGGCAGAAGCCTCTCAAAAGCGTATCAATGAATTCCTAAAGGAAAAACCGCAGATAAAAAACAATACAGAAGCCCCTACTCCCGTAAATGGTGATATTCATTTTGACAATGTCACGTTCACCTATGAAGATACTAATATTACTGCGCTTAAAAATGTTACATTCAGTATAAAAAATGGTGAAACAGTGGCCATTATCGGTAAAACCGGCTCTGGAAAATCCACCATTCTGGAATTAATAGGTCGGCTTTATGATGTAACCTCAGGAACCCTAAAAATAGATGGCACGCCCATAGAACAGCTTAATTTAAATGACCTTCGGAAAGCTATAGGTTATGTCCCGCAGGATAGTTTCCTTTTTAGCGATACGATCCTAGAGAATATAAAATTCGGCAAGGCCGAAGCTACTCAGGAAGAAGTAGAAGAAGCTGCTAAAATCGCGGTCGTACACGAGAATATTATAGATTTCAGTAAGGGTTATGACACTATTTTAGGGGAACGCGGCATCACACTTTCTGGCGGTCAAAAGCAGCGGGTTTCTATCGCCAGGGCAATTATCAAGGATCCTAAAATCCTACTTTTTGACGACAGCCTTTCTGCCGTGGATACGGAGACCGAAGAACAAATTCTCAACCATATCCACAAAGAGGCCGGAAGCAAAACTACGCTCATTGTGAGTCACAGGATATCTTCCGCTAAAAATGCAGATCGCATCATCATTCTTGATGAAGGTCAGGTTCTTCAGGAAGGTACTCACGCCACATTGATTACAAAACCAGGGTACTATCAGGAACTGTATCAGAAACAGCTTGAGGAAAAAGAAATGGACTAAAATTTTGACCATTTGATATTTTTTTCCATTTTTGAAAAGTAAAACGTATCCAATTAAAATTCCAATATGGGCAAGAATGACATGAAGGGGAATGAAGAAATTTTCTCAAAAGTATTGCGCGCAGGCAGACGCACCTATTTTTTTGATGTACGCGCAACCCGTGCAGAAGATTATTATCTGACCATTACAGAAAGTAAAAAGTTCACTAATGAGGATGGGTCTTTTCACTACAAAAAGCATAAAATCTATCTTTATAAGGAGGATTTTGAAGGGTTCAATGCAATTTTGAACGAAATGACAGATTATATTCTCGATGAAAAAGGGGAAGAAGTCATTAGCGATCGTCACCAGAGTGATTATGTTTCACCAGCCTCTGAGAATGAAATAGAACTGGAAACCCCTACTTCTGCAAAAACTTTTACTGATGTAAGTTTTGACGATATTTAAACCAGCATTATTCACACATTTATAAAAAAACCGTTGCGTATTACGCAACGGTTTTTTTATTTCAGCTATTTATTTATATCTATAGGCTGAAATCACCTGGAAATCCATTAAATTGGCAAAAACTAACTTAACGCATCAAAAACGCCCATTTTAAACCAATTTTCACCCTTATGAAGCAATTTTTTACCTTCTCCCTCCTCTTATTAGTATCCTTTTCTCCCTTATTTTCACAACTGCAGCCGCCTACCCTGGACTATTATTTACCCAGCGATGTCTCGTACAATCCAGAAATCCCAAAACCCCAGGAACTGCTGGGCTGGGTCCCCGGTACCTGGCACGTGAGCCACGATAAGCTAGTGGATTATATGCGGAAAATAGCCGAAGTTTCAGACAGGATAAGCATTGAATACAGAGGTAAAACCTTTGAAGGCAGACCGCTTTTACTTCTTACCATCACTTCTCCAGAAAACCATAGCAACATTGAAGAAATACGTAAAAATCACGTAGCACTTACAGAGAAGGATGCCGCTTCACAAAATACCTCAGAGATGCCCATCGTCACCTATCAGGGGATGAGCATTCACGGCAACGAACCCAGCGGTGCAAATGCCGGACTCCTAGTTGCGTATTATCTTGCTGCCGCGGAAGGGCCAGAGATGGACAAACTCCTTGATAATACCGTGATCCTCTTTGATCCTTCGTTCAATCCAGACGGTCTGCAGCGTTTTGCCTACTGGGCAAATACAAACAAAAGCCAAAACATTAACCCAGATCCTCAGGATCGTGAGTATGATGAGGTCTGGCCCGGTGGACGTACGAATCATTATTGGTTTGACATGAACCGCGACTGGCTTCCCGTACAATTGCCAGAGTCGCGTGTGCGCATAGAAACGTTTCACTCGTGGTACCCTAACATTTTGACAGATCACCATGAGATGGGCAGTAATTCTTCCTTCTTTTTTCAACCGGGAATCCAGAGCCGTACGAATCCGCTTACTCCCATCCTCAACCAGGAGCTTACTAAAGAAATAGGTAATTATCACGCGGCGGCCTTTGATAAATTAGGCTCACTGTATTATACGGAAGAAGATTACGACGATTTTTATTACGGTAAAGGTTCCACGTTTCCTGACGTAAACGGCAGCATCGGTATTCTTTTTGAACAGGCGAGTTCTCGCGGTCATGCACAAGAAACCGATAATGGGATCCTTACGTTCCCCTTTACCATTCGCAACCAGTTTACCGCTTTTCTCTCCACGCTGGAAGCCGCCAAAAATATGCGTGTAAAATTGCTTGATTATCAACGCAACTTTTTCTCAAACGCCCGCAAGGAAGCTGGTAATAATGCCTACGCCTTTGGCAGTGCAAATGATCCCGCACGCGCCTACCATTTGGCCGAAATATTAAAAAGACAGCATATTGATGTTTATGAAAGCGAAACTGATTTTGAAGAAGAAGATACACAGTTTGAAAAAGGAAGTTCCTATGTTGTACCAAAAAATCAAAAATTTAGCAGATTGTTACAGGCGATGTTTCAGGAAGATAAAACCTTTACAGATAGCTTATTTTACGATATTTCTGCCTGGAGTTTTCCGCTTGCTTTTAATATAGATTTTACAGATAAGGCTAACGTTTCACGTGCAGCAACAAAGATTGAAAACCTAAAACTTCCACCTGTCCCAGAAGTAGGCAATGCAACTTATGGTTATCTGGTCAATTGGGGCGATTACTATGCACCTAAGGTTCTCAATAAGATTTTAGATAAAGGATTACGTGCAAAAGTCGCCATGCAGCCTTTTACTTTAGAAGGCAACGATTATGATTATGGTACGGTGTTCGTACCATTGCAAAATCAGGAGATGAACCTGCAGGAAATGCAGCAGTTCATGAACGAGCTTTCCCAAAATAGCGCGGTTCGTATTACTGGAGTGAATTCCGGCCTGACCGGCAAGGGGATTGATCTGGGCAGCCGACTCTTTGAGGCCCTAAAGCCGCAGAAAGTAGCACTAATTGTAGGCGAGGGCATTTCACCCTATGATGCCGGTGAGATATGGCATTTATTTG
It contains:
- a CDS encoding transcription antitermination protein NusB, producing MLNRRHIRIKVMQALYALSQAENNNLIKEEKFLRSSIAQMYDLYLVMVDLIIEVHAHAIEYQERSQQKMLATAEDKNPNRRFVDNELLVKLAANEELKKELEQRKLNNWRLDSEYVNIIFEELLQSDIYKIYMEKAQTSFKEDRAFVIEFFSELIAPNDKLYDYLEDYRITWTDDFPVINTTIVKKLGKIKPNSPETSILPKLYKDAEDEHFARNLLRRSVENDSMLEAEIEGNTPNWDQDRIAILDKILLKMALGEFLLFSSIPIKVTINEYLELAKEYSTPKSSVFINGVLDRLVKQYANEKRLNKIGRGLVE
- the yajC gene encoding preprotein translocase subunit YajC, whose protein sequence is MENLTQFLPIILMVLVVYLFMIRPQMQRQKKEKKFAEELKRGDRVVTKSGLHGKVLELNNDGTCILESGAGKLKYERSALSLEMSKKLNEPATPVKK
- a CDS encoding tetratricopeptide repeat-containing sensor histidine kinase; the protein is MKKIKYGIPNILNFGLFFIFIYLNFSISLWSQSKVIDSLKEAIEKTSHDTLKIDLYNRLSLEYLYIDPDSALAYIDTLKLIGENFSNDRALAAANNRRGVYYMITSNNTKAMLELIKAEKYYSNVGDTTKLAGVYNNLGANDFYIKDYNSSLYNYKKGLKILDRFQHPELYLVFVLNLSEVNLELKQLDSAVFYAEQAIDLSLRLKDKRKLATAYYHMGTARLKMQSYPEALSYLIQALTYKDIPIQYDTRARIYKVGSLVGLDRMGEAKVQLNELEEKVLNASDKTIIMQFYQIKSQFYKSSGQFEEALVYAEKYQVLNEELQNIDQVQIRENLKVKSNISQKENENKLLRHEAELNNLKIINQRNLIWSVGVFIFILLILVLVLSRMYEVNQKANIRLQTKQKVLNRDNRNLEKQNTQKNNLFSIVAHDVKSPLGAIMTSINMLKDNISDFSEQELNLLTSELSRQAESLYNLLDGALTWTKSQMEGYKFYRKNLNACTVIQSIIDVERVSISKKELTITNQIPEDFEVYADAQVIEVVMRNLINNAIKFTVPGGTIRFEASTNEKESRLSVIDNGLGISQDKIDQIFVERQRYTRKGTGDEVGNGIGLILCSEIAKAMGGGIEVKSTVGRGSNFTLVIPKCKGE
- a CDS encoding PUR family DNA/RNA-binding protein → MGKNDMKGNEEIFSKVLRAGRRTYFFDVRATRAEDYYLTITESKKFTNEDGSFHYKKHKIYLYKEDFEGFNAILNEMTDYILDEKGEEVISDRHQSDYVSPASENEIELETPTSAKTFTDVSFDDI
- a CDS encoding M14 family metallopeptidase; the protein is MKQFFTFSLLLLVSFSPLFSQLQPPTLDYYLPSDVSYNPEIPKPQELLGWVPGTWHVSHDKLVDYMRKIAEVSDRISIEYRGKTFEGRPLLLLTITSPENHSNIEEIRKNHVALTEKDAASQNTSEMPIVTYQGMSIHGNEPSGANAGLLVAYYLAAAEGPEMDKLLDNTVILFDPSFNPDGLQRFAYWANTNKSQNINPDPQDREYDEVWPGGRTNHYWFDMNRDWLPVQLPESRVRIETFHSWYPNILTDHHEMGSNSSFFFQPGIQSRTNPLTPILNQELTKEIGNYHAAAFDKLGSLYYTEEDYDDFYYGKGSTFPDVNGSIGILFEQASSRGHAQETDNGILTFPFTIRNQFTAFLSTLEAAKNMRVKLLDYQRNFFSNARKEAGNNAYAFGSANDPARAYHLAEILKRQHIDVYESETDFEEEDTQFEKGSSYVVPKNQKFSRLLQAMFQEDKTFTDSLFYDISAWSFPLAFNIDFTDKANVSRAATKIENLKLPPVPEVGNATYGYLVNWGDYYAPKVLNKILDKGLRAKVAMQPFTLEGNDYDYGTVFVPLQNQEMNLQEMQQFMNELSQNSAVRITGVNSGLTGKGIDLGSRLFEALKPQKVALIVGEGISPYDAGEIWHLFDTRYDMRITKLDTRNFSRTDLSKYTAIILPNSYGSALGENDTKNLKTWIQNGGKLIAFKNSVNYLKQNDLVSFQLKETKNPAKNVTFEQKDDFDGAQYIGGAIFKANIDRSHPVNFGYDKEELNLFRDTTIFIENDSTSYKNPIRYSENPLAAGYISDINLDALKDSRPFVQESLGRGQILYFTDNTNFRAFWYGTNKLLMNAIFFADEM
- a CDS encoding DUF1573 domain-containing protein; translated protein: MKKLVITLSAVLALGFTSCKDKGNASNMVKSENVEMAASRDASSSSMATMEFEETEFDFGKISRGTNVEHVFKFKNNGDAPLVIVNATSTCGCTVPEPPKEPIAPGEEGELLVKYNGSGLNEVTKVVTVTANTQNGSEQLKIKAFVEPADGTAPAKS
- a CDS encoding quinone-dependent dihydroorotate dehydrogenase, with product MYTKILRPLLFKFDPENVHHFSFKMIKIINKLGLGPLVRSLYTIEDKRLEREVFGLKFKNPVGLAAGFDKDAKLYNELSNFGFGFIEIGTLTPKPQAGNPKKRLFRLKEDHAIVNRMGFNNGGVDEAVKRLRKNKGVLIGGNIGKNKSTPNEDAASDYIYSFEALFDYVDYFVVNVSSPNTPNLRELQEKRPLKKLLNALMKINGGVARKPKPILLKIAPDLTDTQLMDIIDIVESTGIAGVIATNTTTDRQNLSSNNKKEQGGLSGKPLKKKSTEIIKFLSQHSSTHFPIIGVGGINNAEDALEKLAAGASLIQVYTGFIYEGPNIIKEINMKLINRTP
- the pepT gene encoding peptidase T, giving the protein MIDKNKLIDRFLTYVKIDTQSDPLSNETPSTAKQWDLARLLARQLKEMGLDDVSIDNNGYIMASLPANVSEKVPVIGFIAHYDTTPDFTGTGVNPQRIDNYDGQDITLNQEKNIVLRSTEFDELLDYKGQTLITTDGNTLLGADDKAGITEIMEAFSYLIAHPEIKHGTLKIGFTPDEEIGRGAHKFDVEKFGADWAYTMDGSQLGELEYENFNAAGAKITIKGKSVHPGYAKGKMRNSIYIAQDFINSLPRMETPEHTSDREGFFHLNGIRGDVEETHLDYIIRDHDTKHFNARKAFIFKLAEEINAQYEEEIITIQIKDQYKNMREKIEPMMHIVDLAEKAMRATGIKPIIKPIRGGTDGSQLSFMGLPCPNIFAGGHNFHGRFEYVPAESMVKATEVIVKIAELAIDI